Proteins found in one Streptomyces sp. CB09001 genomic segment:
- a CDS encoding extracellular solute-binding protein, with amino-acid sequence MRIRTLRSRTTAVGVTAALGIGLLSGCASSAGPGRPDREITVWSQENLPDRVAATQKVIDGFEKKTGVKVKLVGVDEKQMPQLIMSAAASGTLPDVIGAAPMGQVWQMYSNGLLNTDIPKRIVDGLGRDTFNANALELTSDGGTSLGVPSDAWLQLLVYRKDQLAQKGLPAPDTYAKALAAAKALTTNGHDGISAATDPSDAFTSQSFESLALANDCQLVDDRHEVALDSPRCQEAFRTYDQLARAYGAPGTQTVDSTRATYFAGRSSMVIWSSFLLDELAGLRKDALPSCPQCAKDPGYLSDNSGIVTAMKGPDAKEAAQFGEITSWVTTKTAETAASREFIQYMMGTGYESWFGMAPEGKIPVRRGTAAEPERYLDAWRHSEIGVDTRKPLDEVFPETLLDQLANGVSNMRRWGITQGEGALVGATNGELPVPKAVGAMTSGQNSPSEAARDAGEEVAALKKSLQ; translated from the coding sequence ATGCGCATCAGGACCCTGCGGTCGAGGACGACCGCGGTCGGCGTCACGGCAGCCTTGGGAATCGGGTTGCTCTCGGGCTGCGCGAGCAGCGCCGGGCCCGGCAGGCCGGACCGTGAGATCACGGTCTGGTCGCAGGAGAACCTGCCCGACCGCGTCGCCGCGACGCAGAAGGTCATCGACGGGTTCGAGAAGAAGACCGGCGTCAAGGTGAAGCTCGTCGGGGTCGACGAGAAGCAGATGCCGCAGCTCATCATGTCGGCGGCGGCGTCGGGCACGCTGCCCGACGTCATCGGCGCCGCCCCCATGGGCCAGGTCTGGCAGATGTACAGCAACGGCCTGCTGAACACCGACATCCCGAAGCGGATCGTCGACGGGCTCGGACGTGACACCTTCAACGCCAACGCGCTGGAGCTGACGTCCGACGGCGGCACCAGTCTCGGCGTGCCCTCCGACGCCTGGCTCCAGCTGCTGGTCTACCGCAAGGACCAGCTCGCGCAGAAGGGCCTGCCCGCTCCGGACACGTACGCGAAGGCGCTGGCCGCCGCCAAGGCGCTCACCACCAACGGCCACGACGGCATCTCGGCGGCCACCGACCCCAGCGACGCCTTCACCTCCCAGAGCTTCGAGAGTCTCGCCCTGGCCAACGACTGCCAACTGGTGGACGACCGGCACGAGGTCGCCCTCGACTCCCCGCGCTGCCAGGAGGCCTTCCGCACCTACGACCAGCTGGCCCGCGCCTACGGCGCCCCGGGCACCCAGACCGTGGACTCCACCCGCGCCACCTACTTCGCGGGCCGGTCCTCCATGGTCATCTGGTCCTCGTTCCTGCTCGACGAACTCGCCGGACTGCGCAAGGACGCCCTGCCCAGCTGCCCCCAGTGCGCGAAGGACCCGGGCTACCTGTCGGACAACAGCGGCATCGTCACCGCCATGAAGGGCCCCGACGCCAAGGAGGCGGCCCAGTTCGGCGAGATCACCTCGTGGGTGACGACCAAGACGGCCGAGACGGCGGCGTCCCGCGAGTTCATCCAGTACATGATGGGCACCGGCTACGAGTCCTGGTTCGGCATGGCGCCCGAGGGCAAGATCCCGGTCCGCAGGGGAACGGCCGCCGAGCCCGAGCGCTACCTGGACGCCTGGCGGCACAGCGAGATCGGGGTCGACACCCGCAAGCCCCTGGACGAGGTCTTCCCCGAGACCCTCCTCGACCAACTCGCCAACGGTGTCAGCAACATGCGCCGCTGGGGCATCACGCAGGGCGAGGGAGCCCTCGTCGGCGCCACCAACGGCGAACTGCCCGTGCCCAAGGCCGTCGGCGCCATGACCAGCGGTCAGAACTCGCCGTCCGAGGCGGCGCGCGACGCCGGCGAAGAGGTCGCCGCACTCAAGAAGTCCCTGCAGTAG
- a CDS encoding sugar phosphate isomerase/epimerase family protein: MLKTAVQEQLLPQGTLQAKWDFAQHAGYDAIELRGKGDFHFASRREELRQARKDGVVMPTVCVDMPHFLGAFDDDLRRDAVAQMKSQLTVIAEIGGVGAQTPASYGMFSRRLPPFEPPRTEEEDREVLLAGLTELGEHARREGVTLFLEPLNRYEDHMVNRLDQAADLIRAVGLDSVRIGIDSYHMNIEETDPAAAIVAHADVIGHAQVSDSNRFQPGAGHLDWPAWLGALHTVGYDGHLALESRLTGDPVQAVRSVPAFLKRSGA, from the coding sequence ATGCTCAAGACCGCCGTCCAGGAACAACTCCTGCCCCAAGGCACCCTCCAGGCCAAGTGGGACTTCGCCCAGCACGCCGGATACGACGCGATCGAACTGCGCGGCAAGGGCGACTTCCACTTCGCCTCCCGGCGCGAGGAACTGCGGCAGGCCCGCAAGGACGGCGTCGTCATGCCGACCGTCTGCGTCGACATGCCGCACTTCCTCGGCGCCTTCGACGACGATCTGCGCCGCGACGCCGTCGCCCAGATGAAGTCCCAGCTCACCGTGATCGCCGAGATCGGCGGCGTGGGCGCCCAGACCCCCGCCTCGTACGGCATGTTCTCCAGGCGCCTGCCGCCCTTCGAGCCGCCGCGCACCGAGGAGGAGGACCGCGAGGTGCTCCTCGCCGGGCTCACCGAACTCGGCGAGCACGCCCGCCGGGAGGGCGTCACGCTCTTCCTGGAGCCGCTCAACCGCTACGAGGACCACATGGTCAACCGGCTCGACCAGGCCGCCGACCTGATCCGCGCCGTCGGCCTCGACTCGGTCCGGATCGGCATCGACAGCTACCACATGAACATCGAGGAGACCGACCCCGCCGCCGCGATCGTCGCCCACGCCGACGTCATCGGCCACGCCCAGGTCTCCGACTCCAACCGCTTCCAGCCCGGCGCCGGACACCTCGACTGGCCCGCCTGGCTCGGCGCCCTGCACACCGTCGGCTACGACGGCCACCTCGCCCTCGAATCCCGGCTGACCGGCGACCCCGTCCAGGCCGTGCGCTCCGTCCCCGCCTTCCTCAAGAGGTCGGGCGCGTGA
- a CDS encoding zinc-binding alcohol dehydrogenase, with the protein MERVVQFTGPRQVEVAEHTRAELPPGHLRVRTRYSGISAGTELTAYRGTNPYLTRTWDPEARLFRDGAPGIEYPVVGWGYSEVGEVVEVSPELAGTPGLPVPGDLVWGIWGHRSEGIVPAERMVGHTLPTGLEPLAGAFARVGAIAYNAVLAGDIHLGEDVAVFGQGVIGLLTTRLARLSGARVTAVDALDGRLETAKLYGAQHTLNARTDTVAERVREATGGLGADLAIEISGAYPALHEALRSVAAGGRVVASGFYQGDGIGLRLGDEFHHNRVQLICSQIGGVPPQLSHRWSVERLQRTFLRLVAEGQVDVDSLVSHVVPVADAADAYVLLDERPAEALQVVLEF; encoded by the coding sequence GTGGAGCGCGTCGTCCAGTTCACCGGGCCCCGCCAGGTGGAGGTGGCCGAGCACACCCGGGCCGAACTTCCCCCCGGCCACCTGCGGGTCCGCACCCGCTACTCGGGCATCTCGGCCGGCACCGAGCTGACCGCCTACCGCGGCACCAACCCGTACCTGACCCGGACCTGGGACCCCGAAGCGCGGCTCTTCCGTGACGGGGCGCCCGGCATCGAGTACCCGGTGGTCGGCTGGGGCTACTCCGAGGTCGGCGAGGTCGTCGAGGTCTCCCCGGAACTGGCCGGCACCCCGGGCCTGCCGGTCCCCGGCGACCTGGTGTGGGGCATCTGGGGCCACCGCAGCGAGGGCATCGTCCCCGCCGAGCGCATGGTCGGACACACCCTGCCGACCGGTCTGGAACCGCTGGCCGGTGCCTTCGCCCGGGTCGGTGCCATCGCGTACAACGCGGTCCTGGCCGGCGACATCCACCTCGGCGAGGACGTCGCCGTGTTCGGGCAGGGCGTCATCGGCCTGCTCACCACCCGCCTCGCCCGCCTCAGCGGCGCCCGCGTCACCGCCGTGGACGCCCTCGACGGCCGCCTGGAAACGGCGAAGCTGTACGGCGCCCAGCACACCCTCAACGCCCGCACCGACACCGTCGCCGAACGCGTCCGCGAGGCCACCGGCGGCCTCGGCGCCGACCTCGCCATCGAGATCAGCGGCGCCTACCCGGCACTGCACGAGGCGCTGCGCTCGGTCGCGGCCGGGGGCCGCGTGGTGGCCTCCGGCTTCTACCAGGGCGACGGCATCGGCCTGCGCCTCGGCGACGAGTTCCACCACAACCGCGTCCAGCTGATCTGCTCCCAGATCGGCGGCGTCCCGCCCCAGCTGTCCCACCGCTGGAGCGTCGAACGCCTCCAGCGGACCTTCCTGCGGCTGGTCGCCGAGGGCCAGGTCGACGTCGACTCCCTGGTGAGCCACGTCGTCCCCGTCGCCGACGCCGCCGACGCCTACGTACTGCTGGACGAGCGGCCCGCCGAGGCACTGCAGGTCGTCCTGGAATTCTGA
- a CDS encoding GNAT family N-acetyltransferase, with protein MSTADLRPATLADAPAITALLNEIDRIEIGRPETDQHTVEADLKHQQTDLAQDSWLAFDDGRLVAYGLLWDESGGERVDIDHYVLPDHQRTGLRMLVAMEARALAKARANGAERAVVHLHLNATPTTDTALLAERGWSVVRSHHVLRRALDPAADLPPEVPAGVRVRACATEADRVRVHELYQRSFAQHFDFQPRPYRLWLDDIDAAGLDWSLVWIAGTDDLGDAGFLLARDDREAMGWIRSLGVLREARGRGLGGFLLRHAFAAFAARGRDTVGLGVDTANATGAPRLYGRNGMTVHFAVDTWEAVLA; from the coding sequence ATGTCCACCGCCGACCTGCGGCCGGCCACCCTCGCCGACGCCCCCGCCATCACCGCACTCCTCAACGAGATAGACCGGATCGAGATCGGCCGCCCCGAGACCGACCAGCACACCGTCGAAGCCGACCTGAAGCACCAGCAGACCGACCTGGCCCAGGACTCCTGGCTCGCCTTCGACGACGGCCGGCTGGTCGCGTACGGGCTGCTGTGGGACGAGTCCGGCGGGGAGCGCGTCGACATCGACCACTACGTGCTGCCCGACCACCAGCGGACCGGACTGCGCATGCTCGTGGCCATGGAGGCCCGTGCCCTGGCCAAGGCACGGGCCAACGGTGCGGAGCGCGCCGTCGTCCACCTGCACCTCAACGCCACGCCCACGACCGACACCGCGCTCCTCGCCGAGCGCGGCTGGAGCGTCGTCCGCAGCCACCACGTACTGCGCCGCGCGCTGGACCCGGCGGCCGACCTCCCGCCCGAGGTCCCGGCGGGCGTGCGGGTGCGGGCGTGCGCCACGGAGGCGGACCGCGTCCGGGTCCACGAGCTGTACCAGCGGTCGTTCGCCCAGCACTTCGACTTCCAGCCGCGCCCCTACCGGCTGTGGCTCGACGACATCGACGCCGCGGGCCTCGACTGGTCCCTGGTGTGGATCGCCGGGACCGACGACCTGGGGGACGCCGGTTTCCTGCTGGCCAGGGACGACCGCGAGGCCATGGGCTGGATCCGGAGCCTCGGCGTGCTGCGCGAGGCCCGCGGCCGCGGCCTGGGCGGGTTCCTTCTGCGCCACGCCTTCGCGGCCTTCGCCGCGCGGGGCCGGGACACGGTGGGCCTCGGTGTCGACACCGCCAACGCGACGGGCGCCCCGCGGCTGTACGGCCGCAACGGCATGACGGTCCACTTCGCGGTGGACACCTGGGAGGCCGTGCTCGCCTGA
- a CDS encoding glycogen debranching N-terminal domain-containing protein: MTAAEPRVQLVRDATFVRLHPDGEISGTRGSAPDGLFFQDARHLSRWHLTVDGTAPTALVPATADTDATAAGVLTPEGTRDNPPAYTVFRRHGVTAGTFTEHLSLVGNRPDALTARLDLTVDADFADLFELRADDRHYAKPGAEYESRATADGVLFSYRRADWHARTEITCDPAPDEVAPAPARPGDTARTLTWHLPLDAHGRADLHLTVRAHPHGRPRPATPAPAASASASAAASASAARHPHRPDVATDDLTRTCERGLADIDLLTIPVPGVDGEDVRVPAAGIPWFLTLFGRDSLLTAYFLLPYRPATAAAVLSALAATQGRRHDPFSGEQPGRIVHETRHGELAHFRQVPYGRYYGAVDATPLFLVLLHAHHEATGDRALATRLERHARRAVDWMLTDGGLEKHGYLVYEPDPGGLVNQNWKDSAGAVCFSDGTQAEGPVAVCEAQGYAYDALLRTAELAAGVWRDEAYARRLRESAARLRNRFTADFWMPDADFPALALDGDGRQVDALASDAGHLLWSGILDPERARRVGRRLLEPDFFSGWAIRTLAAGQRPYHPLSYHRGSAWPHDNAVVVLGLARQGLTAEVRTVAEGLVAAAVHHGHRLPEVLAGYDRSATAAPVPYPHSCSPQAWAAATPLALRTALGREPLGP; this comes from the coding sequence ATGACCGCGGCCGAGCCCCGCGTCCAACTGGTGCGCGACGCCACCTTCGTCCGCCTCCACCCCGACGGGGAGATCAGCGGCACCCGCGGATCGGCACCCGACGGGCTGTTCTTCCAGGACGCCCGGCACCTCAGCCGCTGGCACCTCACCGTGGACGGCACCGCCCCCACCGCGCTGGTGCCCGCCACGGCGGACACCGACGCCACGGCCGCGGGTGTGCTGACCCCCGAGGGCACCCGGGACAACCCGCCCGCGTACACCGTCTTCCGACGGCACGGTGTCACCGCCGGCACGTTCACCGAACACCTGAGCCTGGTCGGCAACCGTCCCGACGCCCTGACGGCCCGCCTCGACCTCACCGTCGACGCGGACTTCGCCGACCTCTTCGAACTCCGCGCCGACGACCGCCACTACGCCAAGCCCGGCGCGGAGTACGAGAGCCGCGCCACCGCCGACGGAGTGCTCTTCAGTTACCGCAGAGCCGACTGGCACGCCCGGACGGAGATCACCTGCGATCCCGCCCCGGACGAGGTGGCCCCCGCACCGGCCCGGCCGGGCGACACCGCCCGGACCCTCACCTGGCACCTGCCCCTCGACGCGCACGGACGCGCCGACCTGCACCTGACCGTCCGCGCCCACCCGCACGGACGGCCCCGGCCCGCCACCCCCGCACCCGCCGCTTCCGCTTCCGCTTCCGCCGCCGCCTCCGCTTCCGCCGCACGGCATCCGCACCGGCCCGACGTCGCGACGGACGACCTGACGCGCACCTGCGAACGCGGCCTCGCCGACATCGACCTGCTGACCATCCCGGTCCCCGGCGTCGACGGCGAGGACGTGCGCGTCCCGGCCGCCGGCATCCCGTGGTTCCTCACCCTGTTCGGCCGCGACTCGCTGCTGACCGCCTACTTCCTGCTGCCGTACCGGCCCGCGACGGCCGCCGCCGTCCTCAGCGCGCTCGCCGCCACCCAGGGCCGGCGGCACGACCCGTTCAGCGGCGAGCAGCCCGGACGCATCGTCCACGAGACCCGGCACGGCGAACTCGCCCACTTCCGGCAGGTCCCCTACGGCCGGTACTACGGCGCCGTCGACGCCACCCCGCTCTTCCTCGTCCTGCTCCACGCCCACCACGAGGCGACCGGCGACCGGGCCCTGGCCACACGCCTGGAACGGCACGCCCGCCGAGCCGTGGACTGGATGCTCACCGACGGCGGCCTGGAGAAGCACGGATACCTCGTGTACGAGCCCGACCCGGGCGGACTGGTCAACCAGAACTGGAAGGACTCCGCCGGGGCCGTCTGCTTCAGCGACGGAACCCAGGCCGAGGGGCCCGTCGCCGTCTGCGAGGCGCAGGGGTACGCCTACGACGCACTCCTGCGCACCGCCGAACTCGCCGCCGGCGTCTGGCGGGACGAGGCCTACGCCCGCCGGCTCCGCGAGAGCGCCGCCCGGCTGCGGAACCGTTTCACGGCGGACTTCTGGATGCCGGACGCGGACTTCCCCGCCCTGGCGCTGGACGGCGACGGCCGCCAGGTCGACGCGCTGGCCTCGGACGCCGGGCACCTCCTGTGGTCCGGGATCCTCGACCCGGAGCGCGCCCGCCGGGTGGGCCGGCGACTGCTGGAGCCGGACTTCTTCTCCGGCTGGGCGATCCGGACCCTCGCCGCCGGGCAGCGGCCGTACCACCCGCTGTCGTACCACCGGGGCAGTGCCTGGCCGCACGACAACGCGGTCGTCGTCCTCGGCCTGGCCCGGCAGGGCCTCACCGCGGAGGTGCGCACCGTCGCCGAGGGACTCGTCGCGGCGGCGGTCCATCACGGCCACCGGCTCCCCGAGGTCCTCGCGGGATACGACCGCTCGGCGACCGCCGCGCCCGTTCCCTACCCGCATTCCTGCTCGCCGCAGGCCTGGGCGGCCGCCACCCCGCTGGCCCTGCGGACGGCGCTGGGGAGGGAACCCCTCGGCCCCTGA
- a CDS encoding carbohydrate ABC transporter permease produces MTGKTALTRARFEERFFGVARWIVIAFLAVITLLPFYYMVLLSLKPIDALLLDPGSLWISAKDFTLSTYRDVLRSTDDGGQGFLKFLRNSALVSLGTVVLTLVAAVPGAYAVSRLKFFGHRQVSALFLAVYMFPATLLAVPLFVIFAKIGLSSSLVGLAIVYVAQTVPVSIYMLKNYLVTIPASIEEAAALDGCSRLQTVRKVILPLALPSLMATGLYVFMIAWNEFLFALLFLAADPGQWTVSLGLAQLSNGIEVPKTVLMAGSVVLTIPVVLLFFAAERLLTEGLTSGADKS; encoded by the coding sequence GTGACCGGCAAGACGGCCCTGACCCGGGCCCGGTTCGAGGAGAGGTTCTTCGGCGTCGCGCGCTGGATCGTCATCGCGTTCCTCGCCGTGATCACCCTCCTGCCGTTCTACTACATGGTGCTGCTGTCACTGAAGCCCATCGACGCGCTCCTGCTCGACCCCGGCTCGCTGTGGATCTCGGCCAAGGACTTCACCCTCTCCACCTACCGGGACGTGCTGCGCTCCACCGACGACGGCGGCCAGGGCTTCCTGAAGTTCCTGCGCAACTCCGCGCTGGTCTCGCTCGGCACGGTGGTGCTGACCCTCGTGGCCGCCGTGCCCGGCGCCTACGCGGTGAGCCGGCTGAAGTTCTTCGGTCACCGCCAGGTCAGCGCCCTCTTCCTGGCCGTCTACATGTTCCCGGCGACACTGCTGGCCGTGCCGCTCTTCGTGATCTTCGCCAAGATCGGTCTCTCCTCCAGCCTGGTCGGTCTCGCCATCGTGTACGTCGCGCAGACCGTGCCCGTGTCGATCTACATGCTGAAGAACTACCTCGTCACCATCCCCGCCTCCATCGAGGAGGCGGCCGCGCTGGACGGTTGCTCCCGCCTGCAGACCGTGCGCAAGGTGATCCTGCCGCTGGCCCTGCCCTCCCTGATGGCGACGGGCCTGTACGTCTTCATGATCGCCTGGAACGAGTTCCTCTTCGCCCTGCTGTTCCTGGCCGCCGACCCCGGCCAGTGGACCGTCTCCCTGGGCCTGGCCCAGCTGTCCAACGGCATCGAGGTGCCCAAGACCGTCCTCATGGCCGGTTCCGTGGTGCTCACGATCCCCGTGGTACTTCTGTTCTTCGCCGCGGAACGCCTGCTCACCGAGGGGCTGACCAGTGGCGCCGACAAGAGTTGA
- a CDS encoding sugar ABC transporter permease codes for MPTAPAGAPQRRDTSRRSTDPSGDRSPSPVRRPLTASRRANRAGLAFVSPTFLVVLVVVVLPIAWTVLLAFQKARLVDIQGMGLFGNWSLDNFSQVFDSAGFWSSLGTTLLYTTGATLGSVLLGLVAALALRKPFKGRGLLRAAMLLPYVAPVVAVAFVWEVALSPQYGVVNDWGRRLFGWDDPIAFLSTREYEVDLLGLHFDIPLALLTVIVFECWRYFPFAFLFILARLQAVPDTLEEAALVDGATPTQRFRHVLLPQLMPVIALLCVLRFIMTFNKFDDVYLLTGGGAGTDVAAVRVYDFLTARYDVGAAAAQALVLALSLMILLGFYFKFFGNKVQEEA; via the coding sequence ATGCCCACAGCCCCAGCCGGCGCGCCGCAGCGCCGGGACACCAGCCGCCGGTCCACGGACCCGTCCGGGGACCGGTCCCCCTCCCCGGTCCGGCGCCCGCTCACCGCGAGCCGACGCGCCAACCGCGCGGGACTCGCGTTCGTCTCCCCCACCTTCCTCGTCGTCCTCGTGGTGGTCGTGCTGCCCATCGCGTGGACCGTGCTGCTGGCCTTCCAGAAGGCCAGGCTCGTCGACATCCAGGGCATGGGCCTGTTCGGCAACTGGTCCCTGGACAACTTCTCGCAGGTCTTCGACTCGGCCGGCTTCTGGTCCAGCCTCGGCACCACCCTGCTGTACACGACGGGCGCCACCCTCGGCTCCGTGCTCCTCGGCCTGGTCGCCGCACTCGCCCTGCGCAAGCCGTTCAAGGGGCGCGGGCTGCTGCGCGCGGCGATGCTGCTGCCGTACGTCGCACCGGTCGTCGCCGTGGCCTTCGTCTGGGAGGTCGCGCTCAGCCCGCAGTACGGCGTGGTCAACGACTGGGGCCGGCGGCTGTTCGGCTGGGACGACCCGATCGCCTTCCTGTCCACCCGGGAGTACGAGGTCGACCTGCTGGGCCTGCACTTCGACATCCCGCTGGCGCTGCTGACGGTCATCGTCTTCGAGTGCTGGCGGTACTTCCCCTTCGCCTTCCTGTTCATCCTGGCGCGGTTGCAGGCGGTGCCCGACACGCTGGAGGAGGCCGCGCTGGTCGACGGCGCCACGCCAACCCAGCGGTTCCGGCACGTGCTGCTGCCCCAGTTGATGCCGGTGATCGCACTGCTGTGCGTGCTGCGCTTCATCATGACGTTCAACAAGTTCGACGACGTCTACCTGCTCACCGGCGGCGGCGCCGGCACCGACGTGGCCGCCGTGCGCGTGTACGACTTCCTCACCGCCCGCTACGACGTGGGAGCGGCGGCCGCGCAGGCGCTCGTCCTGGCCCTCTCGCTGATGATCCTGCTGGGCTTCTACTTCAAGTTCTTCGGCAACAAGGTCCAGGAGGAAGCGTGA